One genomic segment of Misgurnus anguillicaudatus chromosome 25, ASM2758022v2, whole genome shotgun sequence includes these proteins:
- the sec61g gene encoding protein transport protein Sec61 subunit gamma, translated as MDQVMQFVEPSRQFVKDSIRLVKRCTKPDRKEFQKIAMATAIGFAIMGFIGFFVKLIHIPINNIIVGG; from the exons ATGGATCAGGTTATGCAGTTCGTGGAGCCCAGCAGGCAGTTCGTCAAGGACTCCATCAGACTGGTCAAAAGATGCACAAAACCAGACAGAAAAG AATTCCAGAAGATTGCTATGGCCACAGCAATTGGATTTGCCATCATGGGCTTCATTGGATTCTTTGTCAAACTCATCCACATCCCCATCAACAACATCATTGT tggtggCTAA
- the LOC129426149 gene encoding retinol dehydrogenase 12 isoform X2: MACRDLEKAEAARKELIEDSGNQNIVVNKLDLSDTKSIRAFAEVINKEEKKVNILINNAGIMMCPYSKTTNGFEMQFGVNHLGHFLLTYLLLDLIKKSVPARIINVASVAHTWGSIRLDDINSEKSYSPRRAYGQSKLANILCTRSLAKRLQGTDVTVYSLHPGVVQSELFRNLSKPAQIAVKVFSPFAKTTVQGAQTTIYCAVEPELDKESGGYYSDCAPARCSRDAMDDEMAQKLWEISCQMLGIKWE; this comes from the exons ATGGCCTGTAGAGATCTGGAAAAAGCAGAAGCGGCCAGAAAAGAATTAATAGAGGATTCTGGAAACCAAAATATTGTGGTCAATAAACTTGATTTATCAGATACCAAATCAATCAGAGCATTTGCAGAAGTCATAAACAAAG agGAAAAAAAAGTCAACATCCTTATCAACAATGCTGGCATCATGATGTGTCCTTATTCAAAAACCACAAATGGCTTTGAGATGCAGTTTGGTGTCAACCATTTGG GTCATTTCCTTCTCACCTACCTTCTGCTCGACCTCATAAAGAAGTCCGTCCCCGCGCGGATCATCAACGTGGCTTCTGTTGCCCATACGTGGGGGAGCATCCGCCTGGATGACATAAACAGTGAGAAAAGTTACTCTCCTCGGAGGGCATACGGACAGAGCAAACTGGCAAACATCCTCTGTACAAGATCGTTGGCGAAAAGACTGCAGG GCACAGATGTGACTGTATACTCCCTCCATCCTGGTGTGGTACAGTCAGAGCTGTTTAGAAATCTCAGCAAGCCTGCACAGATAGCTGTCAAGGTCTTCAGCCCCTTTGCTAAGACCACAGTTCAGGGGGCACAGACCACCATCTACTGTGCTGTGGAGCCAGAGCTGGACAAAGAAAGTGGAGGATATTACAG TGACTGTGCCCCAGCAAGGTGTTCAAGAGACGCTATGGATGATGAAATGGCCCAGAAACTCTGGGAGATCAGCTGTCAGATGCTTGGCATTAAATGGGAGTGA
- the LOC129426149 gene encoding retinol dehydrogenase 12 isoform X1, which translates to MHSVRSFFCGQWSSSVRLDDKTVIITGANTGIGKETARDLAKRGARVIMACRDLEKAEAARKELIEDSGNQNIVVNKLDLSDTKSIRAFAEVINKEEKKVNILINNAGIMMCPYSKTTNGFEMQFGVNHLGHFLLTYLLLDLIKKSVPARIINVASVAHTWGSIRLDDINSEKSYSPRRAYGQSKLANILCTRSLAKRLQGTDVTVYSLHPGVVQSELFRNLSKPAQIAVKVFSPFAKTTVQGAQTTIYCAVEPELDKESGGYYSDCAPARCSRDAMDDEMAQKLWEISCQMLGIKWE; encoded by the exons ATGCACTCTGTAAG AAGTTTCTTCTGTGGTCAATGGAGCTCTTCTGTAAGGCTTGATGATAAAACAGTAATAATCACAGGAGCTAATACAGGTATAGGAAAAGAGACAGCCAGAGACCTGGCTAAAAGAG GAGCTCGAGTCATCATGGCCTGTAGAGATCTGGAAAAAGCAGAAGCGGCCAGAAAAGAATTAATAGAGGATTCTGGAAACCAAAATATTGTGGTCAATAAACTTGATTTATCAGATACCAAATCAATCAGAGCATTTGCAGAAGTCATAAACAAAG agGAAAAAAAAGTCAACATCCTTATCAACAATGCTGGCATCATGATGTGTCCTTATTCAAAAACCACAAATGGCTTTGAGATGCAGTTTGGTGTCAACCATTTGG GTCATTTCCTTCTCACCTACCTTCTGCTCGACCTCATAAAGAAGTCCGTCCCCGCGCGGATCATCAACGTGGCTTCTGTTGCCCATACGTGGGGGAGCATCCGCCTGGATGACATAAACAGTGAGAAAAGTTACTCTCCTCGGAGGGCATACGGACAGAGCAAACTGGCAAACATCCTCTGTACAAGATCGTTGGCGAAAAGACTGCAGG GCACAGATGTGACTGTATACTCCCTCCATCCTGGTGTGGTACAGTCAGAGCTGTTTAGAAATCTCAGCAAGCCTGCACAGATAGCTGTCAAGGTCTTCAGCCCCTTTGCTAAGACCACAGTTCAGGGGGCACAGACCACCATCTACTGTGCTGTGGAGCCAGAGCTGGACAAAGAAAGTGGAGGATATTACAG TGACTGTGCCCCAGCAAGGTGTTCAAGAGACGCTATGGATGATGAAATGGCCCAGAAACTCTGGGAGATCAGCTGTCAGATGCTTGGCATTAAATGGGAGTGA